The Actinomycetes bacterium genome contains a region encoding:
- a CDS encoding YetF domain-containing protein produces the protein MIHDLLSIPVPVLEKVIRSVAVYLFLVFALRVAGKREVAQLNPFDFVVLLLLSNTVQNAIIGPDNSLAGGLLGAVVLLVANRLVVRTTYGRPRLTRLVQGSPTILVENGKLREQEMRKELITDEELMAAVRTQGVHDLRATDLVALEPNGALTVEPHDHLGEILKRLRRIEAKLDAGAR, from the coding sequence GTGATCCACGATCTGCTCTCCATCCCCGTACCGGTGCTCGAGAAGGTCATCCGCTCGGTCGCCGTCTACCTGTTCCTCGTGTTCGCCCTCCGCGTGGCCGGCAAGCGGGAGGTCGCCCAGCTCAACCCGTTCGACTTCGTCGTGCTCCTACTGCTCTCCAACACCGTGCAGAACGCCATCATCGGGCCGGACAACTCGCTCGCCGGCGGCCTGCTGGGCGCCGTCGTGCTGCTCGTCGCCAACCGTCTCGTCGTCCGGACCACCTACGGCAGACCCCGGCTCACCAGGCTCGTGCAGGGCTCCCCGACCATCCTGGTCGAAAACGGCAAGCTGCGAGAGCAGGAGATGCGCAAGGAGCTCATCACCGACGAGGAGCTGATGGCGGCGGTGCGGACCCAGGGCGTGCACGACCTCCGGGCCACGGACCTCGTCGCGCTCGAGCCCAACGGCGCCCTGACCGTGGAGCCGCACGACCACCTCGGCGAGATACTCAAGCGCCTGCGCCGCATCGAGGCCAAGCTCGACGCCGGAGCCCGCTGA
- a CDS encoding GNAT family protein, translating to MAPQVRIRPVRREDLDRLEEWRNDPGWSEFDWYGFKPPGELRRRFDQTGLLAEDDGYLLVELADGTVIGDVAWHAVYHGPPPTSRAFNIGITIAPGQRGKGHGTEAQRLLAEYLFAVTRVERVEASTDVDNLAEQRALEKAGFTREGVLRRAQFRGGAFHDLVLFSRVRGE from the coding sequence ATGGCACCACAGGTCCGCATCCGTCCCGTCCGCCGGGAGGACCTCGACCGGCTCGAGGAATGGCGCAACGACCCAGGGTGGTCGGAGTTCGACTGGTACGGGTTCAAGCCGCCGGGGGAGCTGCGGCGCCGGTTCGACCAGACCGGCCTGCTCGCCGAGGACGACGGGTACCTGCTGGTCGAGCTGGCCGACGGCACCGTCATCGGCGACGTCGCCTGGCACGCCGTGTACCACGGCCCGCCGCCCACCTCCCGGGCGTTCAACATCGGCATCACCATCGCGCCGGGGCAGCGCGGCAAGGGCCACGGCACCGAGGCGCAACGCCTGCTGGCCGAGTACCTGTTCGCCGTCACCCGGGTGGAGCGGGTGGAGGCGAGCACCGACGTGGACAACCTTGCCGAGCAGCGGGCGCTGGAGAAGGCCGGCTTCACCAGGGAGGGGGTGCTGCGCCGGGCCCAGTTCCGGGGCGGCGCCTTCCACGACCTGGTGCTGTTCAGCCGGGTGCGTGGGGAGTGA
- the ppdK gene encoding pyruvate, phosphate dikinase, with translation MSDKYVYDFEEGNRDMKELLGGKGANLAEMTNMGLPVPHGFTVTCEACNAYRAAGRKFPDGMLDEVAEHLRALEQKMGRRLGDPNDPLLVSLRSGAPFSMPGMMDTVLNVGLNDQSVDGLAKQTGSERFAWDSYRRLLQMFGKTVMGVDGDRFEDAIEHAKQAKGVLNDVDLDEGDLRRLVDAFKRVIAEDADREFPQDPQEQLRLGIQAVFGSWDNRRARDYRRKNKIDDSLGTAVNIQSMVFGNKGEDSGTGVAFTRNPASGEAKPYGDYLTNAQGEDVVAGIRNTLKLEDMGKVHPQAWEELKGHMRTLEQRYRDMCDIELTVEQGKLWLLQTRVGKRTAFAEWVMAYDMVDEGLIDVDTAMLRLDANRLEELFEKVLAEGGGEPIATGLNASPGAAVGKAVFTADDAEAWAERGEPVILVRRETTPDDYHGMIRSQGILTSAGGTNSHAAVVARGEGIPAVCGADAIRVDRQGKKFTANGTTVAEGDWVTIDGFSGKVYAGQLELTDSPIERARSGDPEARKENIWQAYERFMTRADGARRLKVRANADTPGQSRNAIERGAEGIGLCRTEHMFLGEERVAAVRTMIFADTAEEEQQAYDVLLPLQRDDFVGIFKEMDGKPVTVRLLDPPLHEFLPNQVDLAVAVALAKERGAKQVQVGGDEPMPLDEAEAVLAKVNDLHETNPMLGLRGVRLGILKPGLYAMQVRAIIEAACTVAQDGGNPVVEIMIPLAVTREELAQMREELEPVAKQVMADRGVDVPVLWGTMIELPRAALTAGEIAEVAEFFSFGTNDLSQTAFGFSRDDIGKFLGLYEERKLVPANPFVTIDQPGVGRLMRIASEEGRASRADLHLGICGEHGGDPDSVRFCHELGLDYVSCSPFRVPTARLAAGQAAIGEATTASK, from the coding sequence ATGTCCGACAAGTACGTGTACGACTTCGAAGAGGGCAACCGGGACATGAAGGAGCTGCTCGGCGGGAAGGGGGCCAACCTCGCCGAGATGACCAACATGGGGCTGCCCGTGCCCCACGGGTTCACCGTCACCTGCGAGGCATGCAACGCCTACCGGGCCGCGGGCAGGAAGTTCCCCGACGGGATGCTCGACGAGGTCGCCGAGCACCTGCGCGCGCTGGAGCAGAAGATGGGGCGCCGGCTCGGCGACCCGAACGACCCGCTGCTGGTCAGCCTCCGCTCGGGGGCGCCGTTCTCGATGCCGGGCATGATGGACACGGTGCTGAACGTCGGCTTGAACGACCAGAGCGTGGACGGGCTGGCCAAGCAGACCGGGTCGGAGCGGTTCGCCTGGGACTCCTACCGCCGGCTGCTGCAGATGTTCGGCAAGACCGTCATGGGCGTGGACGGCGACCGCTTCGAGGACGCCATCGAGCACGCCAAGCAGGCCAAGGGCGTCCTCAACGACGTGGACCTGGACGAGGGCGACCTGCGCAGGCTGGTGGATGCGTTCAAGCGGGTCATCGCCGAGGACGCCGACCGGGAGTTCCCCCAGGACCCGCAGGAGCAGCTCAGGCTCGGCATCCAGGCCGTGTTCGGGTCCTGGGACAACAGGCGGGCCCGGGACTACCGGCGCAAGAACAAGATCGACGACTCCCTCGGCACCGCCGTGAACATCCAGTCGATGGTGTTCGGCAACAAGGGCGAGGACTCCGGCACCGGGGTGGCGTTCACCCGCAACCCGGCCAGCGGCGAGGCCAAGCCGTACGGCGACTACCTGACCAACGCGCAGGGCGAGGACGTGGTCGCCGGCATCCGCAACACCCTCAAGCTCGAGGACATGGGCAAGGTCCATCCCCAGGCGTGGGAGGAGCTCAAGGGTCACATGCGCACCCTGGAGCAGCGCTACCGGGACATGTGCGACATCGAGCTCACCGTCGAGCAGGGCAAGCTGTGGCTGCTGCAGACGCGGGTCGGCAAGCGGACCGCGTTCGCCGAGTGGGTGATGGCCTACGACATGGTCGACGAGGGGCTGATCGACGTCGACACCGCCATGCTGCGACTGGACGCCAACCGGCTCGAGGAGCTGTTCGAGAAGGTCCTCGCCGAGGGGGGCGGCGAGCCGATCGCGACCGGCCTGAACGCCAGCCCGGGGGCGGCGGTGGGCAAGGCCGTGTTCACCGCCGACGACGCGGAGGCGTGGGCCGAGCGGGGCGAGCCGGTGATCCTGGTCCGCCGGGAGACCACCCCCGACGACTATCACGGCATGATCCGCTCGCAGGGCATCTTGACCTCGGCCGGCGGCACCAACTCCCACGCCGCCGTGGTCGCCCGGGGCGAGGGCATCCCGGCCGTGTGCGGCGCCGACGCGATCCGGGTCGACCGGCAGGGCAAGAAGTTCACGGCCAACGGGACCACGGTCGCCGAGGGCGACTGGGTCACGATCGACGGCTTCAGCGGCAAGGTGTACGCCGGCCAGCTCGAGCTGACCGACTCGCCGATCGAGCGGGCCCGGTCAGGCGACCCCGAGGCGCGCAAGGAGAACATCTGGCAGGCATACGAGCGCTTCATGACCCGCGCCGACGGGGCGCGCCGGCTCAAGGTGCGCGCCAACGCCGACACCCCCGGCCAGTCCCGCAACGCCATCGAGCGGGGCGCCGAGGGCATCGGCCTGTGCCGCACCGAGCACATGTTCCTGGGCGAGGAGCGGGTCGCGGCCGTGCGCACGATGATCTTCGCCGACACCGCCGAGGAGGAGCAGCAGGCGTACGACGTGCTGCTGCCGCTGCAACGCGACGACTTCGTCGGCATCTTCAAGGAGATGGACGGCAAGCCGGTCACCGTGCGGCTGCTGGACCCGCCGCTGCACGAGTTCCTCCCCAACCAGGTCGACCTGGCCGTCGCGGTCGCGCTGGCCAAGGAGAGGGGCGCCAAGCAGGTCCAGGTCGGCGGCGACGAGCCGATGCCCCTCGACGAGGCCGAGGCGGTGCTGGCCAAGGTCAACGACCTGCACGAGACCAACCCGATGCTCGGCCTGCGCGGGGTGCGGCTGGGCATCCTCAAGCCCGGGCTGTACGCCATGCAGGTCCGGGCGATCATCGAGGCGGCCTGCACGGTCGCGCAGGACGGCGGCAACCCGGTCGTGGAGATCATGATCCCGCTGGCGGTCACCCGCGAGGAGCTGGCCCAGATGCGCGAGGAGCTCGAGCCGGTCGCCAAGCAGGTCATGGCCGACCGCGGCGTCGACGTCCCGGTGCTGTGGGGCACGATGATCGAGCTGCCCAGGGCCGCGCTCACGGCCGGGGAGATCGCCGAGGTGGCCGAGTTCTTCTCGTTCGGCACCAACGACCTGTCGCAGACCGCGTTCGGGTTCTCCCGCGACGACATCGGCAAGTTCCTCGGCCTCTACGAGGAGCGCAAGCTGGTCCCGGCCAACCCGTTCGTGACCATCGACCAGCCCGGCGTCGGGCGGCTCATGCGCATCGCCAGCGAGGAGGGCCGCGCCAGCCGCGCCGACCTCCACCTTGGCATCTGTGGCGAGCACGGCGGCGACCCCGACTCGGTGCGCTTCTGCCACGAGCTGGGCCTTGACTATGTGTCGTGCTCGCCGTTCCGGGTGCCGACCGCCCGCCTGGCCGCCGGCCAGGCCGCCATCGGCGAGGCGACCACCGCCTCCAAGTAG